Genomic segment of Dromiciops gliroides isolate mDroGli1 chromosome 3, mDroGli1.pri, whole genome shotgun sequence:
GAACTGACAGGCAAGAGATCCAAAGGGACAGAGGGAACCAAGAAGAGACAGGAAGGGAGCAgtgacacagagaaacagacattAATAATCCAAATCAATTAacataaaaataaccaaaaaaatccTAAGCCCCCCAAAGAgtgtagagacagagacaggaggaaGACAGACAGAAGAGGCAGCCATGTGTACATCTCTGTGCTTATCATTGAATACAGATTATACGAACACAGAGTGACATGGAAatgcagagagagacacaaagacacagacaAAAGCACGCACGGAGATATCAGACAGTCAGCAAATACAGGTTATCTCTGGAGACAGAGATAGTGAGCCAGGGATAAGGGGACACAGGGAGAGATACAAATACGGAAGCTGGGAGGGagagacggatggatggatggagacaGAGAAGGTCCAATGGATACAAGAGAGATGCTGAAGGGCAATGGCAGAGCCTCTGGCTCTCCCAGGCCAGAGGGAGGGGCTGAGGACCTAGGGACAGGGCAGGCCAAGCTTCATCCAGTCAGCCATTGTCCCTTGGAGACAGGAGGCAAAATCTGTCTCCATCCCTGCCTCCCTGATGGGCCTGGTTCTGGCTCCTTGTCCTGCTGATGCCCTAGTCCTGGTTCCCAACTGGGGCTGCAGGCTCGGGGCTGGGGCTGCATGGACCACCCTGTAGGGGTGTCCTCTCTAATAAAGTCCATGAAGAGAACAGTGTGGCTGTCAtttcaacccctccccccaacgcTACTCCCTATAGGGAAAGCCCAGATATCATCTCTCCCTACCTTAGTAGGACGCAGGCATCCCTTTCCCCCCAGTCCCGTCCCTCTTGGAAGGGCCCAGGCATCCAGGCCCCAGCTCCTCCCACctccagcctccctccctccgtccacTTGTTCCCTTAAAATACCCACAACAGGTGCGGGTGTTACTTACATGGCAGGGCCCAAAATAGCCCAAGGCTCTGGTCAGGGGGAGGGCTGCCTGCCTGTCTTTGTGGGTCAGGGGGGAGGCCACAGGCAGAGCAGAGGGTGCTGGGGACCCTGGCCAGTCAACGAGAGGAGGGAAGCTTGGGGCTAGGGGCCGGGGGCTGAGCCCGAGCCTGAGTCTGGAGGCCCAGCTGGCCACCTGGGGCCTGGGGGAGCCCAGTAGGGCCGGGCCCCTTCTCCCCCAGCCACCATGATGTGGTCTAACTTCTTCATCCAGGAGGAGGAAAGACGTCGAGCTGAGACAGCGAGGAGGAGAGCCCAGAGGACTGGCCTGGCCCGTGAGCGCCGTGGCCCCATCAAGCTGGTCCTACTGCTGGCCGGCATTGGCACAACTCTGGCGGTTCTGGCCGTGGGCACCGAGTTCTGGGTGGAGCTGGGCACCAAACGGGGCAACGGGACGAGCGGTGTGTGTGAAGCTGCCCACCTAGGCTTGTGGCGGGTGTGCGCCAAGAGGCTCTGGCTGGAGGACCTGCCCCCCAATAGGGAGACCTGTGGTCCTGCTGAGTTACCTGGAGGTGAGGACCACAAGGGCTAGGGGGATGGGGAGATGCTCTGAGAGAGGCAGACCCAGGGAACCGGACCATCGGCTCAGAGAGCTAGGGCACCAGGGGATGGCAGGCACTCCTAGTCcagccccccctttttttttgtcggggaaatgggggttaagtgacttgcccagggtcacacagctagtgtcaagtgtctgaggccggatttgaactcaggtcctcctgaatccagggccggtgctctatccactgtgccacctagctgcccccagctccccCTTTTTATAGAGAGGGAAGCCAAGGCTCAGAAAGACCAAGTGAGGAGGTCAACGGTTCACAAGTAGTGAGAGAGTCAGAGATCCAGAGatagagactgagacagagaggcagagacagaggtaggagagagactgaggcagagatatGGAGACAGAGAAATCTAGGAAACAGAGAGATGGTCCGAACTTCTGACTGGTTGGACAATGTGAAGAAACTCCCCTGACTTGTCTGGGAGTAGGTTAGAACAGCCCAGACCTTCCAACTGCCCTAGGGAAATGTGGagatctgcccccccccctcagaTGTAGAGACACACCAGCTTCCTGACTTAAAAGTCCAAGGGGAAAGAGATGACGAAGATTTCTGACTGACCAGAAAGGATGTAGACATGTCTGATCTCCTAGGGAGATCCCATGGGGTGGTACATGCCGTCCTAGGGAGATGTGGAGATGGGGCTAGACCACCGGCTGCCCCATGGGAGACTTAGGCATAACCCAGGGCCAGAAAACCCAAGGGAGTTACAGAGACTGCCAAGATCTCTGGCTTCCTGGCGAGACCCAAAGGCTGCCCACTCCACTGACTGCCCAGGAGTCAGTCTGAACTGACCGGGAAAGACAGCCTGGCCCTCTGACTCCTGCAcatccccccgcccccaacccacGAGAAATCCAAATGGTCCAGATGGCTGCTCTCTCCAGACCGGAGAGAGCCCAAACTATAGGGAGGATCCAGAATTCTGAGACAGGAGAATGGCCCTGACTCCTGACAGCACAGGGAGACCAAAGGGGCTGCCCCAGCTCAGACTTCCTGGGGCCAGACCTCTGACTACCttgggggagaggcagagacGGCCCAGAGCTCTCCAGAGATATGGTGAGCCCAGACCTTTGGCCCCACAGGGAGCTTGTAGAGACAGCTAATACCTCTGACCTCCTGGGGAACTAGGCATGCAGCCCAGACCTTGGCCTGCCTTGGGGAGAGAGGCCTGACCCAGGCCTCTTGAGATCCCCTGGAGACGATGAAGAGACAGTGCACACCTCTGAAGTCCGCAGGGAAGCTTGGATCTGAGCCCAGACCTCTGGCTGGATCAGACAACAGAGAGGAGGCCCAGACTTCTCATTGTCTCAGGGACATGGAGTGATGTTAAACGCTGTGGACTGCTTGGAGAAGGGATTTAGTGGCCCAGACCCTGGACTGTCTTAGAGAGGGGCAGACAAGGCCTAGATAATAGAGTTCCCTGGGGAGGTATGGAGACTGATCCAGGCCTTTGACTGCCCCACGGAGACAGAGTAGACCCCAGGACAGACCTCAGGGGGATGACCAAGGCCTCTGACTGTCCCAGAGAGACAGAGTGGACCCCAGGACAGACCTCAGGGGGATGGCCCAGGCTACCTCTGCTATACCTACAGATGCCCTAGACCCTAGACTGCTTTGGGAATGGCAGGAGGCAGGCAGGACTGAAACAGCCTAGGTTTTTGACTGTCCAGGGGTACACAGAGATGGCCCAACCTTCTGAATTCCAGGAGAGATATAGAGGTGGCCTTGCCTGTGCCAGGGGCTATGCCCAGACCTCTGTCCAAGCCCAAGGGGTACAAAGGTGGCCCAGACCTCTGGCTGGCCTGAGAAGCTGCAGAGATGGCCCTGACGGGACCGCCTGGGGAGAGAAAATTGTCCCACATCATGGATCAGCCCATTGAGATGGAGAAAGGTCTCCCAGAGAGACCTGGAGATGCCCAAGACCTCTAGCCAGATCTCAGACAGGAGACAATCCCAGGGAGATGCAGAGGTGACCCAGACCTGAAAAATAGACAGCTCAAACCTCCAACTGTCCCAAGGAATCATCGGCATGGATGTGCTTGCTCCCCAAAGAGctgagattgctttctgtcctgggagATGTGGAGATGCTCTATGTCTTTTACTGGCCTGGGCAGCAAGAGAGACAGCCCAGACCTTTGGTTCATATTGGGGGATGCTGACACAGCCCTGATCTGGGAAGCTGGGAGGCCACCTGGAATAACAAGTGTCCtggggagacagacagatgatCCACACTGGGAACTGACTGTCTGGGACTGGTTAGAGAGTGAGATATCCCTGGCCTCAGGTCAGCTCAGGAAAAAGCAGGGATAGCCAGACCTCTGACTTCCTTGAGAATTTGTGGCAATATCCTGGACCTCAGCTCCcctgggagacagagagagggccCTGGGCCACAACTGTCCctaaagagatggagaaataaaCAAGCCCCTGATTCTCCCAGGATATTGGCGAGAGGGCCAGGAAATGCCTCTTTCAGGAGGAGCTCTGCCCAATACAGGTTACTGGGTCTGCCTCTAGGACTCAGGCCTAGACATAGATGTGATTAACATAGAAATGGTCTAGACTTCTAACATAGACATAAAGGTAGAGAAATAAAGGggcagaaagagggagacagtgggataggggaaaaatggaagagaaagagggatctGTAGGGAGCAAGAGAcagatgagagacagacagacagacagagactgacagacacagagagacacagagagacagagatagagagacagaaaaagacagagagacagtgagagacagagacagagatgagagagagagagtaagacagaaagagggagagggaaagagggaaagggaaagacagagagagggagagggaatgacagagacaaatagagacacagacagagaaggaaagagagagggagagacagagacagagacagaaaaagacagagacagagatagagacaaagatagagaaagacagagacaaagaaagatagCTCAGACCTGTGACTGGCCTGGAATGAGAGGCTATCCATCCAGACCTCAACTGGCTTAGAGTGATGTTGAGAAGCTTCTTTGGgagccagagagagacagggtCCTGACCTCAGACTGTTCTGGAGCCTAGAATTCTGAGCACTGGGGAGAGGGAGATGTAGAGATGACCTAGACTGCTGATCGACCCAGGCAGATGCCCAAACCCCAGACTTCTGACCCATCTAGGAGCCATAGAATGAGTCAAGGTAGCCATGTGATAAAAAATCAGAGAAGACTCAGACCTTTCAAGCTAGACgtttgggctgaatctaataggATAGATTTTAATAGGGACAATTTTATAATCTTAAACCTGAGTTAAAAAATTCAGTGTTTAAGGCGCCAAAGGAGGATAGTGTGCCTAGGCTAGACAGTGGttcaaatgaggggaaaaaaagatctaggggtCTCAGTGAACCACAAACTCAATgtgaagcagcagcagcataaGGCAGCTCAGAAAGCTAATGGGATGTTGGGCTATGTTAACAGAGGTCCAACTTCTAGGAATAAGCAGATGAGAGTCCCATATCCTGTGATGTGTCCCACATCATTAGATCTCATGTGTTCAATTCTGAGATTAACAGTTTGAGGAGTTCGATAGTTGGGGAGTGTCCACACAAGGGCAGCCAGGATGGTGACGGGCCTTAAATCTGTGTAACATGAGGCAAAGCCAAAGGGCCTGGGATGTAGCTGGAGAATCCAGGattcctgggggggagggggggcagggcgtGAGAGTTGTTTTCAAGTACCCAGAGCcctcttggaggaagaagcattgGGTTGCTTGGCTCTGGAGTGATGGGAAGATTCTGTCTCtgctgctctctctgtctctgcctctctttctatctgtctctgtctctgtccccctttctctttcatctctgtctcttcctccctaaagatccctttctctctcctgccaATATTACtggtctctctgtgtctcctttcctgcttcttcctttctttgcccccccccccacttgtgTTTCCTTGTCCCactgtctccctctttctgctttttttctctattcctctttttttttttcagggcaatgagggttaagtaactttgcccaggatcacacagctagtaagtgtccagtgtctgaggtcggatttgaactcaggtccgcctgaatctagggcccgtgctttatccgctgtgccacctagctgccctccattcctCTTTATTAcagtttctctgacttccttgagtaagctctctctgtatgtctctctcccttttttctcttgctttcctCTTTCAGACTCATTCAATCTTTTTCTTTGCTTAGTCTGTTTCTCTATTCCcacttctttttcccctttccttatcTTATCCTTTtaatgactctctctctctttctctctgtctctctccccaccctatctctgggtctctgtctctgtctgtgtgtctatctCTCCTCTACTTGCACctgtctctttatcttttttatttttttgcagggcaatgagggttaagtgacttgccgagggtcacacagctagttaagtgtcaagtgtttgaggctggatttgaactcaggtcctcctgaatccaaggccagtgctttatccactgctccacctagctgcctccctgtcTCTTTATCTTTATGCCTTCTTTCTTTGTGCCGTCAAGCACAGGGAGGCTGGTgctcattattcccatttcacagaagaggaagtgGGTACACAGAAGACAATGACTATTCCGGGGCCACATAGTTATCAGAGGCAGGCCTCTGTGGCTTTGTCTCCCCGTTTGTCTTTCCAgccacttttcttcctttcccccacttCAGTCTGCTCCCCAGTGTCAGCATCCCACCCAAGTGTCTGTGCCTTCTTTCCACAGAGGCAAACTGCTCTTACTTCAGATTCTTCACCACAGGAGAGAACAGCCAGATCTTGCAGAGGACAACAAAGAAAGGTAGGTCCTCTCAGCATTTGGGTTTTGGGGCCTCCCCTGACAAGATCTGGTTCTGTGACCCTCCAGAAGCCTGAAGGGACCCCGACATGATCTGGTCCCACCCCTgcccccgttttacagatgaggaaactgatgccctagagatgaaatgatttccccaaagtcTCCTGGGCAGTCAGCAGCGGGCTCCTCTTTCCACCAGACCCACTGCCTGCCTTCCCCGGGTAGGCTCTGACGGAGTGCCCTCGGATGTCcctgtttctccctctcccctcccctcccagagcTTGGACTAGCTGCTGCCGTCACCGCCACTCTGGCCCTGGCCATCACAGTCCTAGGATGCATCTGTGTCATCATGGTGCTCAGCAAAGGGGCCGAGTTCCTGCTCACACATGCAGCGGTCTGTTTCAGCCTCTCAGGTAGGAGGTGGTCCGTCCAGGTCCCCAGCTGCCAGGTTCCCTAAACTGCCTATTCGCAGAGTACT
This window contains:
- the CACNG6 gene encoding voltage-dependent calcium channel gamma-6 subunit yields the protein MMWSNFFIQEEERRRAETARRRAQRTGLARERRGPIKLVLLLAGIGTTLAVLAVGTEFWVELGTKRGNGTSGVCEAAHLGLWRVCAKRLWLEDLPPNRETCGPAELPGEANCSYFRFFTTGENSQILQRTTKKELGLAAAVTATLALAITVLGCICVIMVLSKGAEFLLTHAAVCFSLSGVLLLVSLELFRQGVRELLARTGPGPAPWLDYEYSWSVACALAAAALLLLGGGSFLLLALPSRTWRMCCHQQPGDRGGGGAGAT